The Lathyrus oleraceus cultivar Zhongwan6 chromosome 5, CAAS_Psat_ZW6_1.0, whole genome shotgun sequence genome includes the window TTAATTACAATGTAAAATTACATTATCATTACATATCCCATTTTCTCTTAAATATATTTCTCATAAAATAAAAACTTTATCATTCACATACACTGCATATTGACATCCACCATACCAATGAGACAAATCACTTAACCACCAAATATATTGCCAACGAGACTTTAGACACTAAGAGCCAATCTTTTAATAACAATTTATTACTGTATGAGATTACTATAAGTTCAAAAAAGAGAGCTTAGAGAATCATAACATTTGTATTAAAACAACCACATAAAATTAAGTTAACATCACATCTCACCTCAAAACATTACAATACtaatttatataaaaaaaacttATGTTGTTTAAATCCGTTTTTACATCTTAACTCAATTATTATCTATATACAAAATTATTATACGAGTTTGGAGCGCGGATAGCTCAAAAGTGTAAGAAACGATAGCCTTTTGTCTGTTGCAGATTCAACGTACGAGCAGATGGGACCTACTAGTACGTCATGAGAATGACGTCATCTTCACGAATATGATATTGACACGTGTCACCATAAGGAGCCTTCGTTGCATCATCCACGAAAATGTTTGGAAGCATCGTTCTCATTTCAAGCTATAATTAAAAAATCAAGTATATATTAGGATTAAACCATGTACTgttttttcattattattattacagattttattaaaaatatatatatttgtaGTGGTTGCACAATGAAATCCAAATATTATTACTACTAGCAAATCACTCATAAAAGAACAAATTCACTGGCTTCTTCTTATCTTATCTTTAACTGCGTCTAATTACTTGCAATGGACGTTTATTTCCAAAACCCTAACCCATTTTCTGGAGTTGATAATATACCCCCTCCTCTTTCCTCTGATTTCATTAACGTATCTGATTATCTAgttcttgatgatgatgttgttgctAATCCAAACTCTAATTGGTCACTAAGTTCAGAAACTCCTGAATCATCGGATAAAGCAGGTTCCATCAATGATATTAATGTCATTAATCAAGGGTTTAGTGATGAGATTGAAACCTctatcaacaacaacagcaacaataaCATGAACATGCAAGTGCATGCTTTTCATATTTCTATCTATTTTCTTGCTGACATTCAAATATATGTAGTgatattaatatatatattgtGGACTCTTTTGTTTGACAGAAAACGCAAAAGTAGAGGGATGAATGAAACTACAGTGGAAGTGACTCCAAGGGTTACGTTTAGAACGAGATCGCAGTTTGAGATTATGGATGACGGATACAAATGGAGGAAGTATGGAAagaagtttgtgaaaaataacTCCAACCCAAGGTAATTAGTAATTAATTATATAGTTAACTAATTTACggtttattttaattaataatattGAGCACTTACACTTTACTGAAAAACATATCCGATATAGTGGTGGTGGTGGGTCTGATTAGATGTATTATCCTATAGATATTTGTGGCGGCTGATATATACAATAGCATGATATGGAGAGGGGACATGGACTCCTCTTGTCATGACTAATTATAAACAGTTTACATCGTTAATATAAATATATAGATCACAATCATACATAGCTGTATCCATATTTGTAATTAAAGTTTAAACCCTACTTGTTGAATTATATAGATGTTTCATGTGTGGTTCTTGTTTGTTTGTCCTTCAATCCAGAAAAGTGTATCAACTTGCTGTTTCAATTTGAGTGTATGTATATGTCAGATCAACTTCCCACTTGTTAAATAATGATGTCTATAAAAAAAATTTAGAATTGTATAATAAATTTTAGATCTAGTATCTATGCAAACTTATGTAgaattaataatttttttttgatgATTATGAACATGCAGGAATTACTATAAGTGTTCATGTGAAGGATGTGGTGTGAAGAAGAGGGTGGAAAGGGATAGGGAAGATACAAGGTATGTGTTGACGAGTTATGATGGTGTCCACAATCACGAGAGCCCCTGTACTTTGTCGTACTACGCTCCACCAACAATGTCTTTGGTGTATTCCAATGAATGGCAACTGCAGCAGCAGGCTTCTGCAAACTCATCATCTTCTAATTATTCAACTAATACTAATTAGTTATGTCTATAAGTATATATGTGTGTATATATAGCTAGCTCTTATTAATAAAAGCATGCGAAGGTTTGATGGAGTTGTTAAGTTATATTGGCTGTAGTAGTAATTTTTTTTTGCTAAGTATTGTCTGAAGTTTTAAGTCCGGTTCTCCAATTTGATATGAATTGTAAGGTATTTTTCGGGTAAGTTCCTTTGTGTCCTCTTTGGATGTTTTTCGGATTTTTGCCCTTTTTGCACTATGGTTAGATTCGAGATTCAGTGATACCTTAGCTTTGGTGTGATATTCATAGAATTTGATGATTTGAAAATCTCAAAATGATGTTTTCTTACAAGGATTTCGTCTGATGTGAATGTGATGAATTAGATTCAATTCTCTTTTTGGAAATGGTTTTTGGCTAAGTGTTATTTGTTGGGTTAATTTTTTGGTTATGGTATTTTTCTCCTCTCTTGGTTCTTCCATGATAGCTTCATCAATTGCTCTCTATTCTCCAAGTCACAGCAATAATAATATTTTCATCCTCATTTTATGACTACTCCTAGTCCCAAATGTAAGTCTTAGAGACCAATGAATTTAAGTTAGAATTTAAAATTCGTATGATgttaattatttataataaaagattttatttttatgtttgcTTAAAGTATAAATTGTTACCTAAAAATATAGTTTATATTTGATTAATGAAATATTAAGTGTGATTTAAATATAAGGTAGAGTATATGCAGCTAAACTTTAATGTCAAATGAGATAACAATGTATAAAGTGAGTAGATCAATTATCATATCTCACTTTTATTGATAAGACATATTATGTCTTCACATAGATATTAATATATTATGCATAATATTTTTATATGATTGATTCAGCATGAGAATATTGTATAGTATTGTATAAGACATATTATGTCTTCACATAGATATTAATATATTATGAATAATATTTTTATATGATTGATTCACCATGAGAATATTGTATAGTATTGTATAGTATGTGTTATGTAAATGTTATAAATTATTTTGACAATAATAATGATTAATGTCACCCTTTGATTTGAAACTACTCATACATGACAAGTTAATCGTTTTAGTACCGTCAAATATTATACATAACAAGACAATTTTAAAGTTGGTTCAATGGATACTCCACGAGTCATGTAGAGAGACATGAGAGACCTAGATAAAAATTGTTCCTCCAATATATGGATTAGTATTATTTATGTAACCCTTAATTGTGCATTGTAAAATGCATGACCATGTTGAAATAAGTTAATAAGCGATTTTGACTTTATTTGTTGTTATTAAATTTACTCGAATATCATTAATTATAAAATTGAATTATATAAGGGTGACACAAACTATATattgtgttcaatatagatataaaAGAAAATAGTTAATTGTACACTTGATAATTATCACAAAAAAATTATCTCATATCAGATAACATTCTCATCACTTGAATAATATTGATGTGTTAATAAACATTACTgtttatttataatattaaatagAGATGCGAGATCAATTTATTTCATGAGTAACTTTGTATTGAGTTACTCTGCTTATTACTTGTTATAAAGATTAAATCAATCCAACGGTTAAATTGAAAATACTTATTGAGTAGATCAATTCTACAAGTTTCTATAAAATCTCaaaattattttcaattttttgaaTATAATATGTTTTTAAAAATACATATTATTGAGTataatatgttttttttaaatacaATTAAATGTATTTGTAAATTGATTTACTTAATAAAAACTTTCAATTTAACTCTTAAATTGGTAACATTTTATATTTATAATGAATTATTATTTGGTGTAATTTAATGCGGACTTATTTTTGAAGTATGTCGATCTCTCTTAGTAAATTAATTACTTAATATTATTTTTAACATTACGAGAGCATATATGGTCACACACATAAGAGCGTATAAGCGAGATATTTTACCTAAAGGGTTAATATCATGTTTAACCCAATCCATGTTAACAAATTTCGTTTTACTTCTTTGTAAAAAAATCTGAAATTTCAACCTTGCAATATGAAGATTCTTTGTTTTCGGTCACTCGTGGTATAAGACTCACCAAATAAGCTTATGTTTTTGGTCATTACTTCCAAACGCATTCTCAAACACAGTGTCTTGAAATTATGAAAACATGTTGTTCATATTGGATTGGCTTCATTTTACAAAACAACAACAATGGAGAAGTGCTCAAAGTGTTCAAGATTAATCTAACTTGCTTAAATTGTATGGAGGTGCAAAAGGGATACATACTGGATGCAATGCCATAACATGTGGATACGACATTTGAGTCGTGCGATACATGTTATTCCTGCTGCATTTTGGAAGACTTTCTGGTCAAAGATTAGATCAGATTTTATTCTTAATTATCTTAACAATTGATTAAGTGATTTGTTTGACAATTGGAGAATTTATGGAACAAATTATATCCAACATATTTTGCATTAGTTATGGACGAAATTGAAGTTATTATCCAAGGAGAAAATCCCGAAGTTATTATGCTATATAAGGAGTTCAAACCTACATTGGAAAACAATCATTCATATTGAAGATTTTAGAGTGCAAGGATTTACAAGAGTCAATCTTGGGTTGGAAGCCAATCTTCCAGAAGTATGTGTTGTTTGCATCAAACTGGGTTACCAATTATTTTGTTCTTTATTGTTTctctgctccatcatcttgtacaACTTAATCTGGATTATTTATGGTGAATCTGGTTCAATTTGTCGAACCTGTTGTCTAGGACATCGTTTTCGACATCTGTCCCTTGAGAAACataatttcaattggcatcagacCAAACACCCTAACCTGTTGGGTGAGCTCCAAGGAAGATATATTATGTTCAAGATGGAAATTTTCAATGAATGAGGAGCTGTTTATCAACATAAGATTTGTCATGGTGCTAAGAATCCTCCAAAGACTGTTTTTAATTATAAAGATTGTCATGTTCAAGAAAAATGTACTTATGAAGAGAAAATTAGGCTTTCTAAGAAGTTCAGCAAAGTCTTAAGAGGACTTGATAAGAGATATATGAAAAATGTCCCCACCACTGTCAAGATCATTCAACAGAAAGAAAAGAATGGTGAAAGACAAAATATCAACTATTCCTACAAGTGGAAAGATATCCAATGTCTGAATTATAAAGACTTCGGTCATATTCAATCTAAATGCTCAAGTGTTCTTAGAGACCAACGAACAATATTCAAAGACACGATTGGTGAAGAAGGTGAAGATGATCAAGGTACACACGGTATTCATTTCAAAGATATGCATACTGGTGAGCAATCAAATTCAAAGAAAAGGTGTTTTACTCATATTCAGAAACCAAAAAGCACAATATCACGTAACAAGTCTCAGCATCGGGTCAAGCATGGTTACCAATTTCTTAAGTGTGTCTCCTCCATTCCCATGTATTTATGTAAGAGGTATATTACTCTACCACACCATAAATAACTATATCCTTAGTGGAATAAGAAGCTTCAAAGGAAATGGAAACAAGTTTGGCTTTGCATTCCAAATATCATTGTTGCTTGGTTCTTACACAAAGAGTACTCTTGTGAAGATTGGGATCTTAAAAGAAACTGCATTAGGGAGACAATTGGAGAAAGAAACTTTGCTGCTCCTTGTGATAGCCACAGGAGAAGAAAATTTGTAAAGATGAAGATAGTGGATGTCTCTGCAGAGCAGATTGTTGAAGATCATGTTTCAGAAATCATGAAAAACGGGTTAGAAATAGAAACCACGACATGGCACATAAAGTTTGGGGATTGTTGCACAAAAAACTATTACATATGTATTAATCTCAATGATATAGAAGGAAGTAGATATGGAGTTAGCCACCTTACGAAGAAAACCAAAGATGTCTTACCAGATGGTTCAACACCTTTATCATACTTCTAACTATCCTCATATGGACTTTATGAGACTTAAGCAAGGTTTTATCATTGATGATATGGTTGATGGTCAGGCTGGAGATCCTCCCAAAGTTGAACAACCAGGAATGATTCAAAAGAAaaagttgaagaagaagaagaattatggCATTCATTCTTATGCATTTGGCATTCTAATTAACCAAAATCATGATAGTGAGTATGGTAAAGCTGGAATTTGTGTTACTCCTAGCATATTGAAGTCTAGTCTCAGTCTATATGTAAAGAAATATGTTCTTTATATTGCTTTCCCCAACATTCAACATATTGAAATATCTGATCTAGCTGCTGGTAGATATGTGATAAATGTCCCTCATGTGTTTGGGCCTATGAAGAATCGTCATCTTATTCAGGTGTCTTTTGGTGAAGAAAACAAGGAATCTAATCTAGGAATTCAGAATGATGATATCAATGTGCCAGACGTTGTATGACATGTTGACACAATCTTAAATTCATAAACAAAATGATGATCGTGAAGCTCTTGAGGTTCATAGTGTTGTATCCAATGTTGATGTGGTTAATAAACACGAGCATGTAGTAAAACATGAAGATACATTATGTGAAGATATGTTATATGTTGTATAAGATGGAGGGTTGTATCATGATGATATGATTGAAGACATCATATTGTTACCCAAACAATCAAGTAGTCAGAAGGATAATTTGTTTCAGATAGATGTGGAAAGAGCATTTTTAAAAAAGTACTTGAATATGGAAGCTGAAGACCTTCTTTGTGTCAACATAATAAATAGAATCAATGAGAAATTAATCAAGTCTTATGACAAGGCTactgttagaacaagattttgattctgcaatatatctttaagttttgataataacaaagaatgaaacaatttggtaccctaataattttcttaagtgtgctggattctaagttaaaatgactCTGATAAGTCACCTTATGCTTATTAAGAAATGAATACCTGGCATCTAAATTAGTCCAGAAGCGCTTACCCAACATAAAAAATCACATCTGACTATGAATAGAATGCATCTGAGAAGAAATCACCTgaagaatctgactctgaagttCAAGGTCTGATGATTtaattctaagaactctatctgaagactctaactctgaagactctgatcatgctcACCTCACTCTCACACATGCTCAGAAACACACCATCAAATGTCACCTGGTCAGAAACTTAAGCTGGAAACATTTAAATTATAGTAAAATccttttaaggaaacatttgatcATGCTCTGAGTCttctatggaaaggacaagaaatttACTACATTTATCTCCCACAGCTGGCACGAAATCTTTATTGATTTCTCTCCAACGGTATTATCTCAAGTTCTATATAAGGGCCTCTTAGACAACTTTGATTACATAACATTATCATACAACTTTCTCACCATTCTTACGAAGAACAACTCACTGCATACAATATTACTTCTTCACCATTATTGTTGTAAGAAATAGTTTTcatacaagagttgttgctcaatATTGTGTGGTTATCTTTCActattcttaaattgtgtttatacttcttatctagaagcatctagCGAAACACTTTG containing:
- the LOC127080437 gene encoding probable WRKY transcription factor 50, with the translated sequence MDVYFQNPNPFSGVDNIPPPLSSDFINVSDYLVLDDDVVANPNSNWSLSSETPESSDKAGSINDINVINQGFSDEIETSINNNSNNNMNIKRKSRGMNETTVEVTPRVTFRTRSQFEIMDDGYKWRKYGKKFVKNNSNPRNYYKCSCEGCGVKKRVERDREDTRYVLTSYDGVHNHESPCTLSYYAPPTMSLVYSNEWQLQQQASANSSSSNYSTNTN